One segment of Amycolatopsis alba DSM 44262 DNA contains the following:
- a CDS encoding murein hydrolase activator EnvC family protein encodes MTTTPCSHPVTRHSFAIDRTGGRHRLPGHPRRLPRLAILATVLALLTASAMPGTARGAPSPQGRFSWPLSPAPSVTRYFEPPSTPYGPGHRGVDLAAAPGTNVLAAAEGVVMFAGQVAGRGVVSIDHEGGLRTTYEPLAPTVTAGDQVYRGQVLGTLAAGHPDCPGQACLHFGVRRGEEYVDPLALIGEPSEIRLKPWEGD; translated from the coding sequence ATGACCACGACACCCTGTTCCCACCCTGTCACCAGGCATTCCTTCGCGATCGACCGCACCGGCGGCAGGCACCGCCTGCCGGGACATCCTCGACGCCTTCCCCGCCTCGCGATCCTCGCGACCGTGCTCGCGCTCCTGACCGCGTCGGCGATGCCGGGAACGGCCAGAGGCGCGCCCTCTCCGCAGGGGCGCTTCTCCTGGCCGCTTTCACCGGCACCGAGCGTCACCAGGTACTTCGAGCCGCCGTCCACGCCGTACGGCCCCGGTCATCGGGGCGTCGACCTCGCCGCGGCACCGGGCACGAACGTGCTCGCGGCCGCCGAAGGGGTGGTGATGTTCGCCGGGCAGGTGGCGGGCCGCGGGGTGGTTTCGATCGATCACGAAGGAGGCCTGCGCACCACCTACGAGCCACTCGCCCCGACGGTCACCGCGGGTGATCAGGTCTACCGGGGCCAGGTGCTCGGAACGCTCGCCGCCGGCCATCCGGACTGCCCCGGACAGGCCTGCCTGCATTTCGGTGTCCGGCGCGGCGAGGAGTACGTCGATCCACTCGCGCTGATCGGTGAACCTTCGGAAATCCGCCTCAAACCTTGGGAAGGAGACTGA
- a CDS encoding FliA/WhiG family RNA polymerase sigma factor: protein MTRRPGPAAHAHPHEHGEHAESHAENGGPMTADPHVTEAAGKHRPGGGGPAVAPEARTAYEVDAGIQALWREFTESPDQIVRDRLVLHYAPLVKYVAGRVGTGLPTHVDVGDLIQSGIFGLVDAIEKFEPARGLRFETYAMQRIRGAILDDLRSQDWVPRAVRSKAREAERALERLGARLNRTPTDAELAAELEISVDDLREFYGQLQLTSVIALEDLVAAGKDSGSLVDTLPDDGAVDPVAVLVDQDNRRQLAQAIAQLTERDRIVVGLYYFESLTLAEIGKVLGVTESRVSQLHTRAVMRLRAKLVEQA, encoded by the coding sequence GTGACCCGGCGGCCCGGACCGGCGGCGCACGCGCATCCGCACGAGCACGGAGAACACGCTGAGTCGCATGCTGAGAACGGCGGTCCGATGACCGCCGACCCACATGTCACCGAGGCCGCCGGGAAACACCGTCCCGGCGGTGGCGGTCCTGCCGTTGCGCCCGAAGCGCGGACGGCCTACGAGGTGGACGCCGGGATCCAGGCGTTGTGGCGGGAGTTCACCGAGTCACCGGACCAGATCGTGCGCGACAGGCTCGTGCTGCACTACGCCCCGCTCGTCAAGTACGTCGCGGGCCGGGTCGGCACCGGACTGCCGACCCACGTCGACGTGGGTGACCTGATCCAGTCCGGGATCTTCGGCCTGGTCGACGCGATCGAGAAGTTCGAGCCCGCGCGGGGCCTGCGGTTCGAGACCTACGCGATGCAGCGCATCCGGGGCGCGATCCTCGACGATCTCCGGTCCCAGGACTGGGTGCCCCGAGCCGTGCGCAGCAAGGCCCGCGAGGCCGAGCGCGCGCTGGAACGCCTCGGCGCCCGCCTGAACCGCACACCGACCGATGCCGAACTGGCTGCCGAGCTCGAAATCAGCGTCGACGACCTGCGCGAGTTCTACGGCCAGCTGCAGCTGACCAGCGTCATCGCGCTGGAAGACCTCGTCGCCGCGGGCAAGGACAGCGGCTCGCTGGTCGACACCCTGCCCGACGACGGGGCCGTCGACCCGGTGGCCGTCCTGGTCGACCAGGACAACCGCCGTCAGCTGGCGCAGGCGATCGCCCAGCTCACCGAACGCGACCGGATCGTGGTCGGCCTCTACTACTTCGAGAGCCTGACCCTCGCTGAGATCGGCAAGGTCCTCGGCGTCACCGAGTCACGGGTCAGCCAGCTGCACACCCGTGCCGTCATGCGGCTGCGCGCGAAACTGGTCGAACAGGCCTGA